The Setaria viridis chromosome 6, Setaria_viridis_v4.0, whole genome shotgun sequence genome contains a region encoding:
- the LOC117860215 gene encoding patatin-like protein 2: protein MASASSAESARWMPPDNLKLVTILSIDGGGIRGIIPATILAFLEAKLQELDGPDARIADYFDVVAGTSTGGLLTAMLTAPDTNGRPLFAAKDLARFYIKHSPKIFRQKNHIRSKIASKLRMLSGPKYDGKYLHALLRRYLGDMRLDRTLTNIVIPTFDIAYMQPTIFSTFELKHQPSKNALLSDISMSTSAAPTFFPPHYFETKDKNGRRKAFNLVDGGLAANNPTLCAMNQVSQDIILGNEHFFPVKPADYGKFMVISLGCGSNRNRRYCAKVAAKWGIFSWLIKNGTAPIVDMLNSASADMVDINLCVLFRALRSSENYLRIQYDQLTGSAGSIDDCSKENMDKLVRIGKRLLNMNVSRVDLETGRIVEVPGLGSNAEQLTRFAKQLSDERRRRQDELIYSEVGFQNLAW, encoded by the exons ATGGCAAGTGCTAGTTCAGCAGAAAGTGCACGCTGGATGCCCCCTGACAACCTCAAGCTGGTCACCATCCTGAGCATCGACGGCGGTGGCATCAGGGGGATCATCCCGGCCACCATCCTCGCCTTCCTTGAAGCAAAGCTCCAA GAACTGGATGGGCCAGATGCTAGGATTGCAGACTACTTCGATGTCGTCGCTGGCACTAGCACTGGCGGCCTCTTGACTGCGATGCTTACAGCCCCAGACACTAACGGACGACCACTTTTCGCTGCCAAGGACCTGGCGCGGTTCTACATAAAGCACTCTcccaaaatcttccgacagaa GAACCATATCCGGTCCAAGATCGCCAGCAAGCTGAGGATGCTGTCAGGgcccaagtacgatggcaagtaTCTCCATGCGCTGCTCCGTCGGTACCTCGGTGACATGAGGCTGGACAGGACGCTGACCAACATTGTCATCCCGACCTTCGACATTGCATACATGCAACCTACGATTTTCTCCACCTTTGAG TTGAAGCACCAGCCGTCGAAAAATGCGCTCCTGTCGGACATATCAATGAGCACCTCGGCTGCACCAACCTTCTTCCCGCCACACTACTTCGAGACGAAGGACAAGAATGGCAGGAGGAAGGCCTTCAACCTCGTGGATGGTGGCCTCGCCGCGAACAACCCC ACTCTGTGCGCGATGAACCAGGTGTCCCAGGACATCATCCTGGGGAACGAGCACTTCTTCCCGGTGAAGCCAGCAGACTACGGCAAGTTCATGGTGATCTCCCTCGGCTGCGGGTCAAACCGGAACCGCAGGTACTGCGCCAAGGTGGCAGCCAAGTGGGGCATCTTCAGCTGGCTCATCAAGAACGGCACTGCCCCCATCGTCGACATGCTCAACTCCGCCAGCGCTGACATGGTCGACATCAACCTCTGCGTCCTTTTCCGCGCCCTGCGCTCCAGCGAGAACTACCTGCGGATTCAG TACGATCAATTGACGGGCAGCGCGGGCTCTATAGACGACTGCtccaaggagaacatggataaACTGGTGAGGATTGGGAAGAGGCTCCTGAACATGAACGTCTCCCGGGTGGACCTGGAGACCGGCCGGATCGTGGAGGTGCCTGGCCTGGGCAGCAATGCCGAGCAGCTCACCAGATTTGCGAAGCAGCTCTCCGacgagcggcgccggcgccaggaCGAGCTTATTTATTCCGAAGTAGGATTCCAAAATTTAGCTTGGTGA